Proteins from one Fusobacterium periodonticum 1_1_41FAA genomic window:
- a CDS encoding MmcQ/YjbR family DNA-binding protein, translating into MREVKDFIKNKKIDLKRLEKFGFKLKDNSYYYDTSLLKNQFKMCVKINLDNSIFTELIDVETNEPYVLHLLEMKRSGYSEKVYMAYSEILERIKKECFEDEIFKTNYTNEIINYIKNKYGDELEFLWEKSPKTAVIRRKYSKKWYAVILTLSKRKLNLDSDELVEVINLHNSPEEIEKLIDNKRYFLAYHMNKKHWCTICLDGTVELKEIYKLIDISYELAK; encoded by the coding sequence ATGAGAGAAGTAAAAGATTTTATAAAAAATAAAAAAATAGATTTAAAAAGACTTGAGAAATTTGGTTTTAAACTAAAAGATAATTCATATTACTATGATACTTCTTTATTAAAAAATCAGTTTAAAATGTGTGTAAAAATTAATTTAGATAATTCAATTTTTACTGAACTAATAGATGTGGAAACTAATGAGCCTTATGTATTACATCTTTTAGAAATGAAAAGAAGTGGTTATAGTGAAAAAGTTTATATGGCATATAGTGAAATTTTAGAAAGAATAAAAAAAGAATGTTTTGAAGATGAGATATTTAAGACTAACTATACAAATGAAATTATAAATTATATTAAAAATAAATATGGAGATGAATTGGAATTTTTATGGGAAAAATCTCCTAAAACTGCGGTTATTCGTAGAAAATATAGTAAGAAATGGTATGCTGTTATATTGACACTATCCAAGAGAAAACTCAATTTAGATAGTGATGAACTTGTTGAAGTAATTAATTTACATAATAGTCCAGAAGAAATTGAAAAGCTTATAGATAATAAAAGATATTTTCTAGCTTATCATATGAATAAAAAACACTGGTGTACTATTTGCCTTGATGGAACGGTTGAACTTAAAGAAATTTATAAGTTGATAGATATAAGTTATGAATTAGCAAAGTGA
- a CDS encoding DUF1904 domain-containing protein — translation MPHLKIRGIEKNLIVENSKEIIDGLTEIIGCDRTWFTIEHQNTEYIFDGKIVDGYTFVEVYWFARDEKIKKDTADFLTKLIKRINNNKDCCIIFFTLTGDNYCDNGEFF, via the coding sequence ATGCCACATTTAAAGATTAGAGGAATAGAAAAAAACTTAATAGTTGAAAACAGTAAAGAAATTATTGATGGTTTAACTGAAATTATCGGTTGTGATAGAACTTGGTTTACCATTGAGCATCAAAATACAGAATACATTTTTGATGGAAAAATAGTTGATGGTTATACTTTTGTTGAAGTATATTGGTTTGCAAGAGATGAAAAAATAAAAAAGGATACTGCAGACTTCTTAACAAAACTAATTAAGAGAATAAATAATAATAAAGATTGTTGTATTATATTCTTCACTCTAACTGGAGATAACTATTGTGACAATGGAGAATTTTTCTAA
- a CDS encoding uracil-DNA glycosylase: protein MEEISELWEELKFELGSVGIETLPKDKQEIYIGMGNRNADVLFIGNDPKLYLSEDYKVEAQSSGEFLIRLFDLAGIVPEAYYITTLTKREVKIKNFDVEEKKILLDLLNMQIALISPKIIVFLGKEVAQMIENREVDLEKERGKFKKWKGDIECYLTYDVETVIKARNESGKKAAVATNFWLDIKNIKERLDHNE, encoded by the coding sequence ATGGAAGAAATATCAGAATTATGGGAAGAATTAAAATTTGAACTTGGAAGTGTAGGTATTGAGACTTTACCTAAGGACAAACAAGAAATATATATAGGTATGGGAAATAGAAATGCAGACGTTCTATTTATTGGAAATGATCCTAAACTTTATTTATCAGAAGATTATAAGGTTGAAGCTCAATCAAGTGGAGAATTCCTTATAAGACTTTTTGATCTTGCAGGGATAGTTCCTGAAGCTTACTATATAACTACACTTACTAAAAGAGAAGTTAAAATAAAGAATTTTGATGTGGAAGAAAAGAAAATACTTTTAGACTTATTAAATATGCAGATTGCTCTAATATCTCCAAAAATTATTGTTTTCTTAGGAAAAGAAGTTGCACAAATGATAGAAAATAGAGAAGTAGACCTTGAAAAAGAAAGAGGAAAATTCAAAAAATGGAAAGGTGACATAGAATGTTATCTGACTTATGATGTCGAAACTGTTATTAAGGCAAGAAATGAAAGTGGGAAAAAAGCAGCTGTTGCAACTAATTTTTGGTTAGATATTAAAAATATAAAAGAGAGGCTAGATCATAATGAATAA
- a CDS encoding NAD(P)/FAD-dependent oxidoreductase, giving the protein MKVNISNIIVSINKNQEKEIYKELEKNGISRDNIENLKYLKKSIDSRKKNDIKFIYTLEISLKKNINLEKYSKLSLAKDESYDKRIALYPKREVAVVGTGPAGLFSALRLAELGYIPIVFERGEEVDKRNITTDNFIKTSILNPNSNIQFGEGGAGTYSDGKLNTRIKSEYIEKVFKEFIECGAQEEIFWNYKPHIGTDVLRIVVKNLREKIKSLGGKFHFSSLVEDIEVKNNEISSLKILEVDSGKRYNYDIDKVIFAIGHSSRDTYKMLYSKGIAMENKPFAIGVRIEHLRKDIDKMQYGEAVSNPLLEAATYNMAFNNKKETRGTFSFCMCPGGEIVNASSEIGASLVNGMSYSTRNGKFSNSAIVVGVSERDYGSQIFSGMYLQEELEKKNYEIVGNYGAIYQNVIDFMKNQKTSFEIESSYKMKLFSYDINNFFPDYIRRNLHSAFENWSKNKLFISNKVNLIGPETRTSAPVKILRDLKGESISIKGIFPIGEGAGYAGGIMSAAVDGIKIVDLAFSKKIV; this is encoded by the coding sequence ATGAAAGTTAATATCAGTAATATAATTGTATCAATAAATAAAAATCAAGAGAAAGAAATATATAAAGAATTAGAGAAAAATGGTATTTCTAGAGATAATATAGAAAATTTAAAATATTTAAAAAAATCTATAGATAGTAGAAAGAAAAATGATATTAAATTTATCTATACTTTAGAGATTAGTTTAAAGAAAAATATAAATTTAGAAAAATATTCAAAATTAAGTTTAGCAAAAGATGAAAGTTATGACAAGAGAATAGCACTTTATCCAAAAAGAGAAGTTGCTGTTGTAGGAACGGGACCTGCAGGACTTTTCTCGGCTCTAAGACTAGCAGAATTAGGATATATTCCTATTGTGTTTGAAAGAGGAGAAGAAGTAGATAAAAGAAATATAACAACAGATAATTTCATAAAAACTTCTATTCTAAATCCCAATTCAAATATACAGTTTGGAGAAGGTGGAGCAGGAACTTATTCTGATGGAAAGTTAAATACTAGAATTAAAAGTGAATATATAGAAAAAGTTTTCAAAGAATTTATTGAGTGTGGAGCTCAAGAAGAAATTTTTTGGAACTACAAACCACATATAGGAACTGATGTCTTAAGAATTGTAGTTAAAAATTTAAGAGAGAAAATAAAATCTTTAGGAGGAAAATTTCATTTTTCTTCACTTGTTGAAGATATAGAAGTGAAAAATAATGAAATTAGTTCTTTAAAGATTTTAGAAGTAGATAGTGGAAAAAGATACAACTATGATATAGATAAGGTTATTTTTGCCATAGGACATTCATCGAGAGATACATATAAAATGCTATATTCAAAAGGTATAGCTATGGAGAATAAACCTTTTGCTATTGGAGTAAGAATAGAACATTTAAGAAAAGATATTGATAAAATGCAATATGGAGAAGCTGTTTCAAATCCACTTTTAGAGGCAGCAACTTACAATATGGCTTTTAACAATAAAAAAGAAACAAGAGGAACTTTCTCATTTTGTATGTGTCCAGGTGGAGAAATTGTAAATGCCTCATCTGAAATAGGAGCTTCACTTGTCAATGGTATGAGTTATTCGACAAGAAATGGGAAATTTTCAAATTCAGCAATAGTTGTTGGAGTATCTGAAAGAGATTATGGAAGTCAAATCTTCTCAGGTATGTATTTACAAGAGGAATTAGAAAAGAAAAATTATGAGATAGTTGGAAATTATGGAGCTATATATCAAAATGTTATAGATTTTATGAAAAATCAAAAAACTAGTTTTGAAATAGAAAGTAGTTACAAGATGAAATTATTTTCATATGATATAAATAATTTCTTTCCAGATTATATAAGAAGAAATCTTCATTCAGCATTTGAGAATTGGAGTAAAAATAAATTGTTTATTTCAAATAAAGTGAATTTAATAGGACCAGAAACTAGAACTTCAGCACCAGTTAAAATTTTAAGAGACTTAAAGGGAGAATCAATTTCTATAAAAGGAATTTTTCCTATAGGTGAAGGAGCAGGTTATGCAGGTGGAATTATGAGTGCTGCTGTTGATGGTATTAAAATTGTAGACTTAGCTTTTAGTAAGAAAATAGTCTAA
- a CDS encoding SDR family oxidoreductase: protein MKIALVTGASSGIGYEIAKTLLNMDYQVYGVARNFIKNETKIFEEYENFFPVVCDLAKLDELEKTLHSLKKIKFDLIVNSAGLAYFGLHEEINIAKIKNMISVNLQAPLVISQYFLRTLKENKGTIINISSVTANKESPLACVYSATKAGLSQFSKSLFEEVRKNDVKAITIYPDMTKTNFYQNNTYFECDDDEKAYIKSEDIAKTIEFILNQSDNIVFTDVTIKPQRHKIKKIKRKE, encoded by the coding sequence ATGAAAATTGCTTTAGTTACAGGAGCTAGTTCAGGAATAGGTTATGAGATAGCAAAAACATTATTAAATATGGACTATCAAGTTTATGGTGTTGCTAGAAATTTCATAAAAAATGAAACTAAGATTTTTGAAGAATATGAAAACTTTTTTCCTGTTGTTTGTGATCTAGCTAAACTTGATGAATTGGAAAAAACTTTACATTCATTGAAAAAAATAAAATTTGATTTAATAGTAAATTCAGCAGGACTTGCTTATTTTGGTTTACATGAAGAGATAAATATAGCCAAGATTAAAAATATGATATCAGTAAATCTACAAGCACCTCTTGTAATCAGTCAATATTTTTTAAGAACTTTAAAAGAAAATAAGGGGACAATAATAAATATTTCATCAGTTACTGCAAATAAAGAAAGTCCTTTAGCTTGTGTTTATTCAGCAACAAAAGCAGGTCTTAGTCAATTTTCAAAAAGTTTGTTTGAAGAGGTTAGAAAAAATGATGTTAAGGCTATAACAATCTATCCAGATATGACTAAGACAAACTTCTATCAGAATAATACATATTTTGAATGTGATGATGATGAAAAAGCATATATAAAAAGTGAAGATATAGCAAAAACAATAGAGTTTATTTTAAATCAAAGTGATAATATAGTTTTTACAGATGTAACAATAAAGCCTCAAAGGCATAAAATAAAAAAGATAAAAAGAAAGGAATAA
- a CDS encoding DUF6138 family protein, with protein sequence MDKTLKEKIIKATFEGIDKIIESEYKNHPNEKSYSSCRIQEGYNDYLKIVFRKGKINYFRYNFEWSTTPDEKINCEELKETQRDDFVKEIVPEIKAKFEDLFFKYEDSFLFRYKFLLVLEFEGEEGLAKDRTYKEEFYFENKKRKEELKSKMEEYIKEVFLEEKRAIKDERECVIFAGNLLDFNLMGYSEKYIIELIEKILQVMKSVKNRRFDTTLKNDIKYYLDKWTREIFLKLEPEKVTEEQIDLYIYSALLKIKYRTYSFDVKNACNDLENAMNNYSSQKAKQYLEKGSGTLADELIHYKDKNLECKANDILSIVDIKIKNEVSSSYEKALNFIITLLNNGFPHSYSIKFSSKSEKIFLDIKGLAKSSTHRFFRRILDFPELYDKLEVYAKTAMKEFEWYQDVEAGEKSLLPGSYAVFALGLYDEKYFPLIKEYYSKLDDEHQLAHQHFITALIDRYGLTEKSLPIFLDGFLSGQFDKVFKNLAILLEDEENKKLLIKELENYGKHERQTILYSIWGNKWKKFL encoded by the coding sequence ATGGATAAAACTTTAAAAGAAAAAATAATAAAAGCAACTTTTGAAGGGATTGATAAAATAATTGAAAGTGAATACAAAAATCATCCAAATGAAAAATCTTATTCATCTTGTAGAATACAAGAAGGTTATAACGACTATTTGAAAATTGTTTTTAGAAAGGGAAAAATTAATTATTTTAGATATAATTTTGAGTGGTCTACTACTCCTGATGAAAAAATAAACTGTGAAGAATTAAAAGAAACTCAAAGAGATGATTTTGTTAAAGAAATCGTTCCAGAAATAAAAGCTAAATTTGAAGACTTATTTTTCAAATATGAAGATAGTTTTCTATTTCGTTATAAGTTTCTATTAGTTCTTGAATTTGAAGGAGAAGAAGGCTTAGCTAAAGATAGAACTTATAAAGAAGAATTCTATTTTGAAAACAAAAAAAGAAAAGAAGAATTAAAAAGCAAAATGGAAGAATACATTAAAGAAGTCTTCTTAGAAGAGAAAAGGGCTATTAAAGATGAGAGAGAATGTGTTATTTTTGCTGGAAATCTTTTAGATTTTAATTTAATGGGATATTCAGAAAAATATATAATTGAACTTATAGAAAAAATTTTACAAGTGATGAAATCAGTTAAAAATAGGAGATTTGACACTACTTTAAAAAATGATATTAAATACTATCTAGATAAATGGACTAGAGAAATTTTTCTTAAATTAGAGCCTGAAAAAGTTACAGAAGAACAAATAGACTTATATATTTACTCTGCACTTTTAAAAATAAAATATCGCACTTATAGTTTTGATGTTAAAAATGCTTGCAATGATTTAGAAAATGCTATGAATAATTATTCTTCTCAAAAGGCTAAACAATATTTAGAAAAGGGAAGTGGTACTTTAGCCGATGAATTAATCCATTATAAAGATAAGAACTTAGAGTGTAAGGCTAATGATATACTTTCAATAGTTGATATAAAAATAAAGAATGAAGTTTCAAGTTCTTATGAAAAAGCTTTAAACTTTATAATAACTCTATTAAATAATGGTTTTCCTCATAGCTATTCAATCAAGTTTTCTTCAAAATCTGAGAAAATATTTTTAGATATAAAAGGTCTTGCTAAATCTTCTACTCATAGATTTTTTAGAAGAATTTTAGATTTTCCAGAATTATATGATAAATTAGAAGTTTATGCAAAGACAGCAATGAAAGAATTTGAATGGTATCAAGATGTAGAAGCTGGAGAAAAAAGTTTATTACCTGGAAGCTATGCAGTTTTTGCTTTAGGACTATACGATGAGAAATACTTTCCTTTAATTAAAGAATACTATTCTAAACTAGATGATGAACATCAACTGGCACATCAACATTTTATCACTGCTTTAATTGACAGATATGGACTTACAGAAAAATCTCTACCTATATTCTTAGACGGCTTCTTATCTGGGCAATTTGATAAAGTATTTAAAAACTTAGCAATTTTATTAGAAGATGAAGAAAATAAAAAATTACTAATAAAAGAGCTAGAAAATTATGGTAAGCATGAAAGACAAACTATCCTATACTCTATCTGGGGAAATAAATGGAAAAAATTTCTGTAA
- a CDS encoding SIS domain-containing protein, producing the protein MLDQEIIEIAKNIYDTEIKSLEKRMNKLSENFVKVVRKIFDCKGKVVVTGIGKTGIIGKKISATFASTGTTSIFMNSTEGLHGDLGIINPEDIVLAISNSGESDEILAIMPAIKNIGAFVIGMTGNINSRLAKASDLYINTHVDEEGCPLNLAPMSSTTNALVMGDAIAGCLMKLRNFSPQNFAMYHPGGSLGRKLLTKVGNLMKTGEALALCKANTSMEDIVILMSEKKLGVVCVMNDDNSLLVGIITEGDIRRALSHKEKFFSLKASDIMTTNYTKVDKEEMATQALSIMEDRPHQINVLPVFDDNNFVGVIRIHDLLKVR; encoded by the coding sequence ATGTTAGATCAAGAAATTATAGAAATTGCTAAAAATATTTATGACACTGAAATAAAATCTCTAGAAAAGAGAATGAATAAACTATCAGAAAATTTTGTAAAAGTAGTTAGAAAAATATTTGATTGTAAAGGAAAAGTAGTTGTTACAGGTATAGGTAAAACAGGAATAATAGGTAAGAAAATTTCAGCAACTTTTGCTTCAACAGGAACAACAAGTATTTTTATGAATTCTACTGAAGGTTTACATGGTGACTTAGGAATTATCAATCCAGAAGACATAGTTTTAGCTATTTCAAATAGTGGTGAAAGTGATGAAATTCTTGCAATAATGCCAGCAATAAAAAATATAGGTGCCTTTGTAATTGGAATGACAGGAAATATTAATTCAAGACTTGCTAAGGCTTCAGACCTATACATTAATACTCATGTAGATGAAGAGGGTTGTCCTTTAAATCTTGCACCTATGTCATCTACGACTAATGCACTTGTTATGGGAGATGCCATTGCAGGTTGTCTTATGAAACTTAGAAATTTCTCACCTCAAAACTTTGCAATGTATCATCCAGGTGGAAGTTTAGGAAGAAAGTTATTAACAAAAGTTGGGAATTTAATGAAAACAGGTGAAGCTCTTGCTCTTTGTAAAGCTAATACAAGTATGGAAGACATTGTAATTTTAATGAGTGAGAAAAAACTAGGAGTAGTCTGTGTAATGAATGATGATAACAGCCTTTTAGTAGGAATTATCACTGAAGGAGATATAAGAAGAGCTTTAAGCCACAAAGAAAAATTCTTTAGCTTAAAGGCTAGTGATATAATGACAACTAATTATACTAAGGTTGATAAAGAAGAAATGGCAACTCAAGCCTTATCAATCATGGAAGATAGACCTCATCAAATAAATGTGTTACCAGTGTTTGATGATAATAATTTTGTAGGAGTTATCAGAATACACGATTTATTGAAAGTTAGGTAA
- a CDS encoding spore photoproduct lyase family protein, with translation MLYIVTALYIEAKPLISLFNLKKDNSYTKFQVFSNENVKLIISGTGRVKSATALTYLVSKEDIKKNDYIVNVGFVASNKNSQLGDIVYVSKIQNTYSDFDFYPEMIYKHNFLEGSLTTFDSIVEKKNENIEYIDMEAYGFFQTASIFFKKDKIMVLKIVSDILKNKAEDRILVDFKDENLFSESYNNIYKFLVNFKTVNDDSDFTITEQELIKKVLENLRLSDTMTYELFNILRYLKIKYGNIDILKKYENIEVTSKVQAKKLFEEIKNISLQKNSSEKTVSPEINKKKIALNNRFSHIYVEKKILGNKNTLEILSKFRDAKIIEIDNYKEVFSSNNQDFHLQKLGQNLILASNKPNMIYEGAIVCEDFENDNFYYTSSIINCVYDCEYCYLQGVYSSGNIVIFVDIEKVFEEVEELYNKLKSLYLCVSYDTDLLAIENICSFSEKWYHFIKDKKDLKIELRTKSGNIDKFLNLDVLDNFIIAFTLSPEEIALKNEKYTASFKNRVKAIKELQNKGWKVRICIDPLIYTDDFEKNYSEMIEYLFSEIDKNKVIDVSIGVFRTSKEYLKKMRNQNKKSEILYYPFECIDGVYTYSDKLKSYMIDFIKENFLKYINIEKIYI, from the coding sequence ATGTTATATATAGTAACAGCATTATATATTGAAGCCAAGCCTTTAATATCATTATTTAATTTAAAAAAAGACAATAGCTATACAAAGTTTCAAGTATTTTCTAATGAAAATGTAAAATTAATTATTAGTGGGACAGGTAGAGTTAAATCTGCTACAGCTTTGACTTATCTAGTTTCAAAAGAAGATATCAAGAAAAATGACTATATAGTCAATGTTGGCTTTGTTGCAAGTAATAAAAATTCTCAATTAGGAGATATAGTATATGTATCAAAAATTCAAAATACTTACTCAGATTTTGATTTCTATCCAGAGATGATTTATAAACATAATTTTTTAGAAGGAAGTTTGACAACTTTTGATAGTATAGTTGAGAAAAAAAATGAAAATATAGAATATATTGATATGGAAGCCTATGGTTTTTTCCAAACAGCTTCCATTTTTTTTAAAAAAGATAAAATTATGGTTTTAAAAATTGTATCTGATATATTAAAAAATAAAGCTGAGGATAGAATTTTAGTAGATTTTAAAGATGAAAATTTATTCAGTGAAAGCTATAATAATATCTATAAATTTCTAGTAAATTTTAAGACTGTTAATGATGACAGTGATTTCACTATTACTGAACAAGAATTGATAAAAAAAGTATTAGAAAATTTAAGATTAAGTGATACAATGACTTATGAGCTTTTTAATATATTAAGGTATTTAAAAATAAAATATGGAAACATAGATATATTAAAAAAATATGAGAATATTGAAGTAACTTCTAAGGTTCAAGCTAAAAAACTTTTTGAAGAAATAAAAAATATATCTCTCCAGAAAAATAGTTCAGAAAAGACAGTTTCACCTGAGATAAATAAAAAGAAAATTGCTTTAAATAATAGATTTTCTCATATCTATGTGGAGAAGAAAATTCTAGGTAATAAGAATACTTTAGAGATATTATCTAAATTTAGAGATGCTAAAATAATAGAAATAGACAATTATAAAGAAGTATTTTCTAGTAATAATCAAGATTTTCACTTACAAAAATTAGGCCAAAATTTAATTTTAGCTTCGAATAAACCCAATATGATCTATGAAGGAGCTATAGTTTGTGAAGATTTTGAAAATGATAACTTCTATTATACTTCATCTATAATAAATTGTGTCTATGACTGTGAATATTGTTATCTACAAGGAGTTTATTCTTCAGGGAATATAGTTATTTTTGTGGATATTGAAAAAGTTTTTGAAGAAGTTGAAGAACTTTATAACAAGTTAAAAAGTCTATATCTTTGTGTGTCTTATGATACAGATTTACTAGCTATAGAAAATATCTGTTCTTTCTCTGAAAAGTGGTATCATTTTATCAAAGATAAAAAAGATTTAAAAATTGAATTGAGAACAAAGTCAGGAAACATTGATAAGTTCTTAAATTTAGATGTTTTAGATAATTTTATAATTGCTTTTACTTTATCACCAGAAGAGATAGCTTTAAAAAATGAAAAATATACAGCAAGTTTTAAAAATAGAGTTAAGGCTATTAAAGAATTGCAAAATAAAGGTTGGAAAGTTAGAATTTGTATAGACCCTTTAATATATACAGATGATTTTGAAAAAAATTATAGTGAAATGATAGAATATTTATTCAGTGAAATAGATAAAAATAAAGTTATAGATGTAAGTATAGGAGTATTTAGAACTTCAAAAGAATATTTAAAAAAGATGAGAAATCAAAATAAGAAGTCTGAAATTCTATACTATCCTTTTGAATGTATTGATGGAGTTTATACATATTCTGATAAATTAAAATCATATATGATAGACTTTATTAAGGAAAATTTTTTGAAATATATAAATATTGAAAAAATATATATTTAA
- a CDS encoding type II toxin-antitoxin system RelB/DinJ family antitoxin, translated as MATLTINTDEKTTENFYAFCEELGLDMSTAITLYMKACLREQKIPFELKVAKKEVVQNVRTAPATIEELLENYDI; from the coding sequence ATGGCTACACTAACAATTAATACAGATGAAAAAACAACAGAAAATTTTTATGCATTTTGTGAAGAACTTGGTTTAGATATGTCAACAGCAATAACACTATATATGAAGGCTTGTTTGAGAGAACAAAAAATTCCTTTTGAACTTAAAGTAGCAAAGAAAGAAGTTGTTCAAAATGTAAGAACTGCACCTGCTACAATAGAGGAATTATTAGAAAATTATGATATTTAA
- a CDS encoding 5-formyltetrahydrofolate cyclo-ligase, giving the protein MNKKDARNLIKERRMSLSMEYIESASDKILEKLLENEDFKNAKVIMSYMDFKNEVKTDKINEYIKKAGKILVLPKVITKEKMIAIEDKNKYIVSPFGNSEPDGEEYIGEIDVIITPGVAFDRDKNRVGFGRGYYDRFFAIHKNAKKIAIAFEKQIIEEGIETTEFDMKVDTLVTEDNIIN; this is encoded by the coding sequence ATGAATAAAAAGGATGCTAGAAATTTAATAAAAGAAAGAAGAATGAGCTTATCTATGGAGTATATTGAAAGTGCCAGCGATAAGATATTGGAAAAACTATTAGAAAATGAAGATTTCAAAAATGCTAAAGTCATCATGTCTTATATGGATTTTAAGAATGAGGTTAAGACAGATAAAATAAATGAATATATTAAAAAGGCTGGGAAAATTTTAGTTTTACCTAAGGTAATTACTAAGGAAAAAATGATAGCAATAGAAGATAAAAATAAATATATAGTAAGTCCTTTTGGAAATTCAGAACCTGATGGAGAAGAATATATAGGTGAAATTGATGTAATTATTACACCAGGAGTAGCTTTTGATAGAGATAAAAATAGAGTAGGCTTTGGTAGAGGTTATTATGATAGATTTTTTGCTATTCATAAGAATGCTAAAAAAATTGCTATAGCCTTTGAAAAACAAATAATTGAAGAAGGTATTGAAACAACTGAATTTGATATGAAAGTTGATACTTTAGTGACAGAAGATAATATAATAAATTAA
- a CDS encoding MBL fold metallo-hydrolase, whose amino-acid sequence MNISILGSGSSGNSTFVEIEDYKLLVDTGFSCKKTEEKLEMIGKKLSDISAILITHEHSDHINGAGVIARKYDIPIYITPESYRAGASKLGEIDKSLIKFIDGSFILDDKVKVSPFDVMHDAERTIGFKLESQLNKKIAISTDIGYITNIVREYFKDVDAMVIESNYDFNTLMNCSYPWNLKERVKSRNGHLSNNECAKFIKEMYTDKLKKVFLAHVSKDSNHLSIIKETLEDEFTGMLRKPNCEITSQDKVTKLFTIE is encoded by the coding sequence ATGAATATTTCAATTCTAGGAAGTGGAAGCTCAGGAAATTCGACTTTTGTAGAAATAGAAGACTATAAATTATTGGTAGATACAGGTTTTAGTTGTAAAAAAACTGAAGAAAAATTGGAAATGATAGGTAAAAAATTATCAGATATATCGGCAATTTTAATAACTCACGAGCATAGTGACCATATAAATGGAGCAGGAGTTATAGCAAGAAAATACGATATTCCTATCTATATAACTCCTGAAAGTTACAGGGCAGGAGCAAGTAAATTAGGAGAAATAGATAAGTCTCTAATAAAATTTATAGATGGTTCTTTTATACTTGATGATAAAGTCAAGGTTTCACCATTTGATGTAATGCATGATGCTGAAAGAACTATTGGTTTTAAATTAGAAAGCCAACTTAATAAAAAAATAGCAATATCTACCGATATTGGTTATATAACAAATATAGTTAGAGAATATTTTAAAGATGTAGATGCCATGGTAATAGAAAGTAATTATGATTTTAATACTCTTATGAATTGTTCATATCCTTGGAATTTAAAGGAAAGAGTTAAAAGTAGAAATGGACATCTTTCAAATAATGAATGTGCAAAGTTTATCAAAGAGATGTATACAGATAAATTGAAGAAAGTATTCTTGGCACATGTTAGTAAGGATAGCAATCATTTAAGTATAATTAAAGAAACATTGGAAGATGAATTCACAGGAATGTTAAGAAAACCAAATTGTGAAATTACAAGTCAAGATAAGGTTACAAAATTATTTACTATAGAATAA